TTTAGCAAATACATAATTAGTTTGATGTCCTCTCCGGTGGACAGGGTGTCCCTGCTGCAATCCAACCTTTCATTGCTTCAATGAACTTATCGTGGGGGATATTTACCGGTTGGCGGCTGTCACCGGGGTGCCATCCCCACAATACCAGTGGGCTGGTACTGACAAACTCCAATTGACTGGTTGGTGCTCGCCCGCCGTTGTCCTGGGGAGTGGTTAGCAGCTTGCAGATTTGAGCCGAGGATTTTTGTGACCAGTTCAACTCAATGGGTGCCATAACCCACCCTGGAGCTCCAGGCGCACCGGTAACAGGGTTGTTTTTATTTGAATGGCAGTTATTGCAACGCATGGTACCTGCCCCCATATTATCTGGACCGCGCTCCACTCTGGGAACATGGGGAGACCCTTCATTTATAAGTGGCATCTCCAGCTGGTGGCAATTGAGGCAGCGGGGGTGCAGAAGGACCTCTACGATAGTTTCCCAGTCCTGGTGACCTGGAGTACTGCTGGTCTCCTCTTGCTGGGATGGACCTCGATGTTGATCGCAACTGGTTAACGTGAGGAGTGTTATGGCACAGAAAGCCAATAGGGGGCGAAAGAGAGTTGTGTCTGGCCGCATTTTCATTCGGCTTGCCTTTAAGTTCGATTTTCACTCTCAAACATAATTGGGCCTGGGGACTAGTGATAGTTTCGAGATTGATTGCCGCGTCAAAAGATAGACCTGGCGGGTTTAGTTTTATTGGGTTGTGACCGGCAATTCATATTTTGGGATTAAGGCGCCGTAGTACGTGGTATGATAGGCGCGTTTTACTTGTTTGATTCTTATATAGCGGGCGCGATTTTTAGCGTCTAGGAGAGCGTATGTCCTGGTTAGGGGCGGGGTTAGGTGCAGGCTTTGGTTTTATGTTTGGCGGCCCAATTGGTGCGGCATTGGGAGCCTGGATCGGCAGTTCATTTGGTTCCAGTTTGCAGCAGCGCCTCGGGAAGGCTGCTTCGGCCCTGAGCAGGGATGGAGCCCAGACAATCTTCATCGTGACTCTATTTTCGATGCTGGCAAAAATGGCTAAGGCAGATGGCCTGGTTTCTAAAGCTGAAGTGGAGTTCATAGAGGGTTTTATTAGAAACAATCTCCGTCTGGGCACTGAGGAGCGCAAGCATGCAATCCGTATTTTTGAAAATGCCAAGACTGATAAGTACAGCATTTACGATTACGCAAAACAGTATCGCCAGCTGGTTCGCGATCAAGCAATGCGGGAAATGGTGTATCGCCTATTATTTGCTGTTGCTTATGCCGATGGTAAATTACACAGCGCAGAAGAAGAAATTTTAAAACGCATCACTGTTGATCTTGGGTTGCATGAATCTTTATTTGCGGCAATGCAAAATGAGTTTGTGCACGGGGGTAGGAGTACGGCTGCAAATCTGGAGCAGCATTACGCAGTGTTGGGTTGTACCCCGGAGACTAGCGATAAAGAGCTTAAATTAGCTTATCGCCGAAAAGCAGCAGAGTATCATCCAGATAAAATTGCTTCCAAGGGGTTGCCTGAAGAGTTTATGCGTCATGCGGATGATCAGATGAAAAGTATTACTGTTGCCTATGAAGCGATTGTTGAGGCGAGAAAGCAACAGGCTAAGGTTGTCAGCTAGGTTCTGGAAAGTAGCCTTGCTGTATCGCAAATAAAGGAGTTGATAGATGAGTCTTGCTGAGACAATTAAACATAAACTGACTGCGGAATTTTCCCCTCAGCATATTGAAGTGCAATGTGAAAGTCATATGCACAATGTGCCTGTTGGCTCTGAAATGCACTTTCGGGTCGTTTTGGTGAGTGAGGCGTTCAATTCAGCAAGGAAAGTGCAGCGCCATCAAAAAGTCTATGCGGCTTTGTCTGAAGAAATGGCTGGCCCAATACATGCTCTGGCTCTGCACACTTACAGCCCGGAAGAGTGGGAGGGACAGGCCCCCCAGAGTCCTGAATGCCAGGGTGGTGGAAAAAAGTCGTAATTCAGCGCTTTATTTAAAACCACTCAGACAGGTTCCAGTTCTGGGGCCTGTCGCGTTTTTCATGTAAACAGTCATTCAAAAATTTCAGTTTCTTTTTGCGTCACGAAAGCCCTCATAAGCATTTGCTGGTTGTAAGAATCAGTGGTGAAATGGCGTCTATTTTCTGTTTATTAATTTAGATCTCTTCATATCTCTCTTGCTCTGGTGGCCGCTAGAATTCCAAGAGGCGCCTATCCATTTTAAAAATCATACTTTGTTCGGGGAAATTAAATGCCAAAAAGCGGTTTAAGTGCCAGAAAACAATAAATACTTTTTTACACGCCAACATTTGTTTGTTTTTTCTACACCTGTTACTTCGTGCGACTAGACTGACCATTGATTGGGCTGATTGCTGTTTGATCTGCTGAATATCAATGGAGTTACCACAAATGAAGATGACGCGTATTCTGATCCCCGTTATGACGCCCCTCGCCTTAGCAATCTCTAGTGTCGCTTCGGCAGGACCGGCTGGCTATGCCCCCCCCACCAAAGACCCAGGAGTTTAAGGTTCGAATTGGTGGGGCCTATATCTCGCCCAATTCGGATAATGTCACGTTTGCTGACAGGTTCTTCGAGGGGCCAGATGACTTTATTGACGATTGGGGTGCATTCCGCTCCAACGTTGATCCCAGTGATGAGTGGGGCTGGTTTATCAATGTAGAGTGGCGGGCCACCGACCATATGAGTGTATCCCTGAGTTACACTGAGGGTGACCGCCACACAGGAGGAGATAACCGGCCCTGGCTACGTCGTTTTAACCCAGACTTTGATGAGTTCCATCGCCGTCGCGATTTCGCCAGATGGAAGCCTCAGATCACTGCTGCATATCTGAATTATTATCCCTTAGATCCCAGCTGCATGGTTCAGCCTTATATGGGGGTTGGTATTAACTATACCGACTTTACCGATGAGCGCCTGAGGAATTGGGGCTGGTGGGTTTTCGATGATGATGTTGAAGTGTTCCGGCCTTGGGATGGCCGTGTAAATCTGGGTGACAACTGGGGTTACACTTGGCAAATTGGTGTCGACTTTAATTTCGGTCATGATAGTAGCTGGCTAATTAACCTTGCCGCTATTTACTATGATGTAGATACCGATATTGAGGCAGACGTCTTCTGGTTCGATACCGATGATGACAATGAGTTCTATCGCCACAGATTTGGTGGTGATTACCTCTTTGACCCCTGGTCATTCAATATTGGTGTAGGCTACAAGTTTGATTTCCACTGGTAATCAGTCATGCAGCCAAAAAAGGGCGCTTCGGCGCCCTTTTTTTATTTAACGCACATTTGATATTAAGGGGAAGACGCTTAACCTTTCTTGGGTGCTGCAGTTATCAATCCTTGATTACAAGTGACGCTTATATTGATCACAGTTATATTCTTTAAATTTCTCTCTCAGTTTTCTTATCTTGTCTTTCCATTTTTCCATCTGCTCTCCTGATCCGCCATCTTTTCTCTCTTCGCGGAAGTGCTCAATTTTTTGTTGCCACTTTTTACATTTCTTAAAGGATGCATCCTCCTGTGCATGTGCTGGCTTGGCAGAGAGAAGTACAGCAATTAGTGCGACAGTGAGGCCTGTTATTTTCATTGTTTTTCTCGTTTGTTGGTACGCAGATGATCCCATCTTCCAAATATAAAGTAAATAACTTGAAGTCTGGAGGTGTTGCCTGTGTGGTAAGTGTTCTCTTAATGGTGCTTGATTTTTCTTGGTGCGATTACTTGTGTTGCTTACATTTTGGGTTTGGTGGATGAGAGTCTGACTTTGGTCACTTTCGAAGTGTGTTTCTTCTTTTTGTTTTTTTTGGGTTTTTTAAAAAATAATGCTCGATTGGTTCTCATTCTTTTATGGAGGTTTAATGTTGTTGTTGACTCTGTTTTTTGTGAATTGATAATCCCGCGCAAGAGGCTCCTTGATTGTTGAGTAATTTAGAGCTTGTTTGTTTAACCAATAAATAAAACTAAAGATGAATTTATTTTTTAATAAGTATTTAAAATTATTGTTGTCTGTAAATGCGCGTATCCTGGCTGTTTTTGCGGTGCTGCTGCTTTGGGGGTGTGGCGGTGGAGGGAGCAGTGGCAGCTCTGGAGGTGATGATAGCTCGGGTTCCAGTGGGGGGCAGGTGTCTACAGATTTGGAGTCTCCCTCTAACTTAATAGCCGTCACGACTTCGGCTTCCACTA
This DNA window, taken from Microbulbifer sp. MKSA007, encodes the following:
- the djlA gene encoding co-chaperone DjlA, producing MSWLGAGLGAGFGFMFGGPIGAALGAWIGSSFGSSLQQRLGKAASALSRDGAQTIFIVTLFSMLAKMAKADGLVSKAEVEFIEGFIRNNLRLGTEERKHAIRIFENAKTDKYSIYDYAKQYRQLVRDQAMREMVYRLLFAVAYADGKLHSAEEEILKRITVDLGLHESLFAAMQNEFVHGGRSTAANLEQHYAVLGCTPETSDKELKLAYRRKAAEYHPDKIASKGLPEEFMRHADDQMKSITVAYEAIVEARKQQAKVVS
- a CDS encoding BolA/IbaG family iron-sulfur metabolism protein, producing the protein MSLAETIKHKLTAEFSPQHIEVQCESHMHNVPVGSEMHFRVVLVSEAFNSARKVQRHQKVYAALSEEMAGPIHALALHTYSPEEWEGQAPQSPECQGGGKKS
- a CDS encoding OmpW family outer membrane protein, translating into MPPPPKTQEFKVRIGGAYISPNSDNVTFADRFFEGPDDFIDDWGAFRSNVDPSDEWGWFINVEWRATDHMSVSLSYTEGDRHTGGDNRPWLRRFNPDFDEFHRRRDFARWKPQITAAYLNYYPLDPSCMVQPYMGVGINYTDFTDERLRNWGWWVFDDDVEVFRPWDGRVNLGDNWGYTWQIGVDFNFGHDSSWLINLAAIYYDVDTDIEADVFWFDTDDDNEFYRHRFGGDYLFDPWSFNIGVGYKFDFHW